The DNA segment ATCTTTGTTATATCCCTACTGTCACGGACTCTGGCTagaaatatatggtatattctCCCATCTGCGGCAAACTTGGCAACATCGTGGCTTTCTCACCTACAATGCTGTCTGAATTATGTTCTTTATTCTACCATGAAGGCCCTCTTATTACAAAATGATGGCAGAGTTAAATTGTTTCTCAAAAACTAACTACAACGAGCCCAAACTATCTTTTCCGACATTGAGATCATTTTTTATGCGAGTTTCATTGTTTTTAACACGATTTGTTTGATTTCTTGAGTTCATTCAAaacttgtaaaatatatattatagtcgacactaatattttgtataacttCTAGAGCCACCATCGAGATTTTCAATGTGATCAAGCGCGGCATAGTAGATACggtaaatatattaacaaatagTACCTGGTTTCTGTAGTTTTGCAACACTATTTATTTATACAGTGGCTGACATTGGAAGACGCCAAACATGGTCTCTTACATGTACGCATGCAATGGTATAAACTGACTGCCGAACCTAACGATCTACAAGCGGCGATAGTGGAAACCCAACAGTTGCGTGTAACTTCCATGAGCACTGCACTGCTGACTGTCTTCATCGATTCTGCCAAGAACTTGAAGGTATTAATAACaggtttaattttattcaaatatacatatatcttctaCACTACCCCGCAATAGCAAGCACGCACCAGCTCCAAACCAGATCCTTACCTAATTGCCATGGTTGGCAAACATAAAGAGCAAACTGCCATGATTATGCGTGATGATTCGCCGGTGTGGGAGCAGGGCTTCACCTTTCTGGTGAGCAATCCGGAAAACGAGTCGCTACAAATACGCATTGTTGATCAGAAGACCGGCAATGATATTGGCCAGTACACTTATCCGCTAAATCTATTGCTACCCAAAAAGAATATGGAGTTGGTGTCACAACCTTTCCAACTGCAGAAATCTGGACCCGAATCGAAATTGATTATGTCGCTGTCGCTGCGCATACTCAAGCCGGCCGAGATACTAGAGGAGGCCGAGCAAAATACTGGTTCACCAGACTCTTCAGCAGCACTAACACGTTCGAGCTCGCTGAAAACGCCCACGCAGGAAAGCGCTAAGGTAAATACACAAcatatattaacaaatttaagtgaTATTTGATAGAGCTTTCTCTCTTAATTTCCACGCTTAGGATCTGCAATCACAAACTAGTCGCATTTCGGTTGAATCGCCCATTGCCGAGGAGCAAGTCACAACAATGAATGCCTCACCCGCTGCCACACCTTACTCAGCTGCCCTCGAGTCGGGCGAAGCGGTGCTTACACATCGTATGCCCGATATGACCACCTCCTCCGGTGAATTTGGTCTCGGTCGCATACAACTTTCCATACGCTACAGTGTACAACGTCAAAAACTCTCCGTTACGGTGCATAAAATCATGTATCTACCATTACGTGATCCATCTAGCATACCGGATCCCTATGTAAAACTCTATTTACTGCCAGGTCGTAGCAAAGAATCGAAACGTAAAACGATGGTGATCAAGGACAATTGCAATCCCGTTTATGAGGCGACATTTGAGTATCTCATTTCGACTGCTGAACTCGCACAAACCGAACTGGAGGTGACGGTGTGCTCGCAAAAGGGCTTCCTCTATGGCGGCAGTCCCATTATGGGCATGGTAAGTGGAAATGGCAGTTTCTGTTAGTAAAAAACTaaagttttctttgttttttttagcttaaaatTCCTCTGAATGATTCAGAGATATCTAGTAATGGCATAAACTCATGGATGGATCTGCAGCCGGAGATAAAACACGATTAAGCGCAAAGTTTAGCGCAAATTATGCTTTGTAGCGGCGATATGTTTGGAATTAGCGGGTTTGCAGTGCCGGTACCAGGTTACCGCCGCTCTGTAATGCGCTTCAGGATACATCTTTTAGCTGAAATATTGTTACACCTCTCCAAACTTACTCcgacgattttttttacataaaaactcGATGTACTCTCTCGGCTATGCTGTCAGTAGTGCCTATTGTATCAAAAAaattctatacatatatattttaacacaCAGGTATGCATAGGTCTTTCGAAGATCAACCTgtaaaatcacaatttttttcaaaacaaaacattatttttgtttttactactCTATTTTTCTAAgtgtagttttattatttttaaaataaaaaaaaaaataaactaatatgcatttaaaaaacgatttaaaaaaaattttattaaataaaaattattaaataaaattttttcacattttatttatttcatttccacAATAATCTCGctgaattcattattttttattattattgaaaaaaattatattattttaataattcttatatttacaaaaaatttttaaatattttataagctaCATTTAAACGATATACGTAAATATTCAACTCCTATTATTGCTTTGCgtattaattgtttaatttattatttgctcTATCAATGCCTAACCtcactaaaatttaattattttttacaaatatacactacTATGTGCCTTCTTCACTACTGCGTTGTTGAGCACAATCTCT comes from the Bactrocera neohumeralis isolate Rockhampton chromosome 2, APGP_CSIRO_Bneo_wtdbg2-racon-allhic-juicebox.fasta_v2, whole genome shotgun sequence genome and includes:
- the LOC126767348 gene encoding extended synaptotagmin-2-B isoform X5, producing MAAASKEVNPEKAVATTSASSDSIFSIIYTVFKKVAIVGSIYLVGYMGWSVAWLIAPVILSVARDELRKTTEHKRSIAKASAMASEKDVILARIDELPAWVYFPDVERCEWVNKILKQVWPNANHFARTLVKETIEPNVALALANYKMNGFRFDRIILGTIPPRIGGVKIYDKNVDRNEIIMDLDLFYASDCDINFYLGSMKGGIKDFQIHGWVRVVMKPLIRSMPLVGGLQIFFLNNPNIDFNLVGVIDFMDMPGLSDLLRRIIVEQIGAVMVLPNKLPITLSNEVPAISLKMPEPEGILRIHVIEAKDLMKKDIGVLGKGKSDPYAVINVGAQEFKTQIIENNVNPKWDYWCEAPAFADGTLDLKAVFHLWDSDIPGSPNDDFLGRATIEIFNVIKRGIVDTWLTLEDAKHGLLHVRMQWYKLTAEPNDLQAAIVETQQLRVTSMSTALLTVFIDSAKNLKQARTSSKPDPYLIAMVGKHKEQTAMIMRDDSPVWEQGFTFLVSNPENESLQIRIVDQKTGNDIGQYTYPLNLLLPKKNMELVSQPFQLQKSGPESKLIMSLSLRILKPAEILEEAEQNTGSPDSSAALTRSSSLKTPTQESAKDLQSQTSRISVESPIAEEQVTTMNASPAATPYSAALESGEAVLTHRMPDMTTSSGEFGLGRIQLSIRYSVQRQKLSVTVHKIMYLPLRDPSSIPDPYVKLYLLPGRSKESKRKTMVIKDNCNPVYEATFEYLISTAELAQTELEVTVCSQKGFLYGGSPIMGMLKIPLNDSEISSNGINSWMDLQPEIKHD